In the genome of Triticum urartu cultivar G1812 chromosome 5, Tu2.1, whole genome shotgun sequence, one region contains:
- the LOC125506432 gene encoding LOB domain-containing protein 42-like, whose product MRASCNGCRALRKGCADDCTIRPCLTWIRGADAQANATVFLAKFYGRAGLLNLLAAGTDPALRPALFRSLLYEACGRVANPVYGATGLFTTGQWEACQDAVQAVFEGRRIPVPSGAFRHPGFVAAFDVRRHVPRPNVVPAPANAAGPLGVSHAGRTMFKRASSSSTAKSKSPSGAKRDGDLDRVPSHGESAGSHDHVEDDGVAVAVAAKQVRGESGDTEAEAASHVSQAERNPPVLPQVARDDDEIGLELTLGFGPSTRVMRSPPARSDAASSSGAECGHIGLLLDLPV is encoded by the coding sequence ATGCGGGCGAGCTGCAACGGCTGCCGGGCCCTGCGCAAGGGCTGCGCCGACGACTGCACCATCCGCCCCTGCCTGACCTGGATCCGGGGCGCCGACGCGCAGGCCAACGCCACCGTCTTCCTCGCTAAGTTCTACGGCCGCGCCGGGCTGCTCAACCTCCTCGCCGCCGGCACCGACCCCGCCCTCCGCCCGGCGCTCTTCCGCTCGCTGCTCTACGAGGCGTGCGGCCGGGTGGCCAACCCCGTCTACGGCGCCACCGGGCTCTTCACGACGGGCCAGTGGGAGGCGTGCCAGGACGCCGTCCAGGCCGTCTTCGAGGGCCGCCGCATCCCCGTCCCGTCCGGGGCCTTCAGGCATCCCGGCTTCGTGGCGGCCTTCGACGTCCGCCGCCATGTCCCCAGGCCCAATGTCGTCCCTGCGCCTGCAAacgccgccggcccgctcggcgTCTCGCACGCTGGGCGCACCATGTTCAAGCGCGCGTCCTCCTCTTCGACGGCCAAATCCAAGAGCCCCTCCGGCGCCAAGCGCGACGGTGACCTCGACCGCGTGCCGAGCCACGGCGAGTCGGCCGGCAGCCACGACCACGTCGAAGACGACGGCGTGGCGGTGGCAGTGGCAGCCAAGCAGGTGAGGGGAGAGTCCGGGGACACCGAGGCTGAGGCGGCCTCGCACGTCAGCCAGGCAGAGCGGAACCCCCCAGTGCTGCCGCAGGTGGCCCGCGACGACGACGAAATTGGGCTGGAGCTGACGCTCGGGTTCGGGCCGTCAACGCGCGTGATGAGGTCGCCGCCGGCGCGCTCCGACGCGGCCAGCAGCTCGGGCGCCGAGTGCGGCCACATCGGCCTGCTGCTTGACCTGCCGGTGTGA